A genomic region of Ewingella sp. CoE-038-23 contains the following coding sequences:
- the thiP gene encoding thiamine/thiamine pyrophosphate ABC transporter permease ThiP: MANRRQPLIPHWLWPGMVAALSILAVAVLALGSLWRHAPQLAGPSLWQDAYLWHVIRFTFWQALLSALFSVLPAILLARALFRRRFPGRQILLRLCAMTLVLPVLVAVFGILSVYGRQGWLAQLCQWLGVDYTFSPYGLKGILLAHIFFNLPLAARLLLQALENIATEQRQLAAQLGMNAWQQFRFVEWPALRRQILPAAALIFMLCFASFATVLSLGGGPQATTIELAIYQALSYDYDLTRAASLALIQLVCCLGLVMLSQQLSRALPVGHTHAQKWYDPNDSLLRRSCDALLIALALLLILPPLLAVVVDGANRAVLSVLQQPALWQALWTSLRIAAGSGSLCVILTMMLLWSSRELRLRQRSGWAQALDISGMLILAMPGIVLATGFFLLLSDTIGLPQSPWSLVIMTNALMAVPYAMKVLDNPMRDVAERYSLLCLSLDMRGWRRLRWVEFSALKRPLTQALAFSCVLSLGDFGVIALFGNENFRTLPFYLYQQIGSYRSQDGAVTALLLLLLCFLLFTLIERLPGRHADAK; encoded by the coding sequence ATGGCAAACCGCCGTCAGCCGCTAATCCCCCACTGGCTATGGCCGGGCATGGTCGCCGCCCTGAGTATTTTAGCGGTGGCCGTGCTGGCTCTGGGTTCCCTGTGGCGTCATGCGCCACAGTTAGCTGGCCCCTCGCTGTGGCAAGACGCCTATCTGTGGCATGTCATTCGCTTCACCTTCTGGCAGGCGCTGCTGTCGGCGCTGTTCTCCGTGCTGCCCGCGATTCTGCTGGCGCGCGCCCTGTTCCGCCGCCGCTTTCCCGGCCGCCAAATCCTGCTGCGCCTGTGCGCCATGACCTTAGTGCTGCCGGTGTTGGTTGCGGTGTTCGGCATTCTCAGCGTCTATGGCCGCCAGGGCTGGCTGGCCCAGCTCTGCCAATGGTTGGGCGTGGATTACACCTTCTCGCCCTATGGGCTGAAAGGCATTTTGCTGGCTCACATCTTCTTTAACCTGCCGCTGGCCGCCCGCCTGCTGCTTCAGGCGCTGGAAAACATCGCTACCGAGCAGCGCCAGCTTGCCGCCCAGCTCGGCATGAACGCATGGCAGCAGTTCCGTTTTGTCGAATGGCCCGCGCTGCGCCGCCAGATCCTGCCCGCCGCTGCGCTAATCTTTATGTTGTGCTTCGCCAGCTTTGCCACCGTGCTCTCCTTGGGCGGCGGCCCGCAGGCCACCACCATCGAGCTGGCGATTTATCAGGCCCTGAGTTACGACTATGACCTAACCCGCGCCGCCAGTCTGGCGCTGATCCAACTGGTGTGCTGCCTCGGGCTGGTGATGCTAAGCCAGCAACTCAGCCGCGCGCTGCCGGTCGGCCATACCCACGCGCAGAAGTGGTACGACCCCAATGACTCGCTGCTGCGCCGAAGCTGCGACGCCCTGCTGATCGCCCTCGCGCTGCTGCTTATTCTCCCTCCGCTGCTGGCGGTAGTGGTTGATGGTGCCAACCGCGCCGTGCTCAGCGTGCTTCAACAACCGGCGCTGTGGCAGGCTCTTTGGACCTCGCTGCGCATCGCGGCGGGCAGCGGATCGCTCTGCGTGATCCTGACCATGATGCTGCTGTGGAGCAGCCGCGAGCTGAGACTTCGCCAGCGCAGCGGCTGGGCGCAGGCGCTGGATATCAGCGGCATGCTGATTCTGGCGATGCCCGGCATCGTGCTGGCGACCGGCTTCTTCTTACTGCTCAGCGACACCATCGGTCTGCCGCAATCGCCATGGTCGCTGGTTATCATGACCAACGCGCTAATGGCGGTGCCCTATGCCATGAAGGTGCTGGATAACCCGATGCGTGACGTCGCCGAACGCTACAGCCTGCTCTGTTTGTCTCTGGATATGCGCGGCTGGCGTCGACTGCGCTGGGTGGAATTCAGCGCGCTGAAACGCCCTTTAACCCAGGCGCTGGCCTTCTCTTGCGTGCTTTCCCTCGGGGATTTCGGCGTCATTGCGCTGTTTGGCAATGAGAATTTCCG
- the thiB gene encoding thiamine ABC transporter substrate binding subunit, which translates to MKKLLPFLLLLSAPAFAAKPVLTVYTYDSFAADWGPGPAIKKAFEADCGCELKYVALEDGVSLLNRLRMEGKNSQADVVVGLDNNLLQAAEQTGLFAKAPAIDAKLDIPGGWNNSTFVPYDYGYFAFVYDKNKLKNPPKSLDELINSPQNWKVIYEDPRTSTPGLGLLLWMQKVYGDKAPQEWQKLAKKTVTVTKGWSEAYGLFLKGESDLVLSYTTSPAYHIIEEKKDNYAAANFSEGHYMQVEVAGQLAASKQPELATKFIKFVTSAGFQNAIPTGNWMYPVVKSELPAAFGQLTVPSKSLQYSAQDVADHRSQWIQAWQTAVSR; encoded by the coding sequence TTGAAGAAATTACTGCCTTTCCTGCTGCTGTTGAGCGCCCCGGCCTTCGCCGCCAAGCCTGTCCTCACTGTTTACACCTACGACTCTTTCGCTGCTGACTGGGGCCCCGGCCCGGCGATTAAAAAAGCCTTTGAAGCTGACTGCGGCTGCGAACTGAAATATGTCGCGCTGGAAGATGGCGTCTCGCTGCTCAATCGCTTACGGATGGAAGGCAAAAACAGTCAGGCCGACGTGGTAGTCGGGCTGGATAACAACCTGCTGCAAGCCGCGGAGCAAACCGGCCTGTTCGCCAAAGCCCCGGCTATCGACGCCAAGCTGGATATTCCGGGTGGCTGGAACAACTCAACCTTCGTGCCTTACGATTACGGCTACTTCGCCTTCGTCTATGACAAGAACAAACTGAAGAACCCGCCGAAAAGTCTCGATGAGCTGATCAACAGCCCGCAGAACTGGAAAGTGATTTACGAAGACCCGCGCACCAGCACGCCGGGCCTCGGCCTGCTGCTGTGGATGCAGAAAGTCTATGGCGACAAAGCGCCGCAAGAGTGGCAGAAGCTGGCGAAGAAAACCGTCACCGTCACCAAGGGCTGGAGCGAAGCTTACGGGCTGTTCCTGAAAGGGGAAAGTGATCTGGTGCTGAGCTACACCACCTCTCCGGCTTATCACATCATTGAAGAGAAGAAAGACAACTACGCCGCCGCAAACTTCAGCGAAGGCCACTATATGCAGGTTGAAGTAGCCGGGCAGTTGGCCGCCAGCAAACAGCCGGAACTGGCAACGAAATTCATCAAATTCGTCACCAGCGCGGGCTTCCAGAACGCCATCCCGACCGGCAACTGGATGTACCCGGTGGTCAAATCCGAGCTGCCTGCCGCCTTTGGTCAGCTGACCGTACCGAGCAAATCCCTGCAATACAGCGCGCAAGACGTCGCTGATCACCGTAGTCAATGGATTCAGGCATGGCAAACCGCCGTCAGCCGCTAA